A window of Terriglobus sp. RCC_193 contains these coding sequences:
- a CDS encoding DcaP family trimeric outer membrane transporter — translation MSSSNFTDGDTWPDTLDFEGPNSILNARNPQARLGFPVGPGSSVYVSVEKPTSDIAFTVNEGTATATSPAPDGSVRYRYEAERGHVQVAALFRDVAAYLPDSRHVSTLGWGVSSSGLWRLKSDNLVYQIAYGQGISRYINDTSGLGLDASPKSAADPSLKATPVFAPYVAYQHYWTKRVRSTGTFGYVLIQNSVFDAPSTYHKTTYSEANVIWNPLGSLNVGAEFLYGWRENKDGQHNYAPRIQFSAKYSFIKMKPDNK, via the coding sequence ATATCGTCTTCTAACTTCACGGATGGTGACACCTGGCCCGATACGCTTGACTTCGAGGGGCCAAACTCCATCCTCAATGCTCGCAATCCACAGGCACGCTTAGGCTTTCCTGTAGGGCCTGGTTCGAGCGTCTATGTGTCTGTAGAAAAGCCGACTTCGGATATTGCATTTACTGTCAACGAAGGCACTGCAACTGCTACAAGCCCCGCTCCCGATGGGAGTGTGCGATACCGCTATGAAGCAGAGAGAGGACACGTGCAGGTAGCCGCTCTCTTTCGCGACGTCGCGGCCTATCTTCCCGACAGTCGCCATGTTTCAACGCTGGGTTGGGGTGTCAGCTCCTCTGGGCTCTGGCGTTTGAAGTCTGACAACCTTGTCTATCAGATTGCTTATGGACAAGGTATCTCTCGCTATATCAACGACACATCGGGCCTCGGGTTAGATGCTTCGCCGAAATCTGCCGCCGATCCGTCTCTTAAGGCAACTCCGGTTTTCGCCCCTTACGTCGCCTATCAGCATTATTGGACGAAGCGAGTACGTTCTACTGGAACATTTGGTTACGTACTTATCCAGAACTCTGTCTTTGATGCCCCGTCGACCTATCACAAGACCACTTACTCCGAGGCGAATGTTATCTGGAATCCACTTGGGAGTTTGAACGTTGGTGCGGAATTTCTTTATGGATGGCGCGAGAACAAGGATGGCCAGCATAACTATGCGCCGCGTATTCAGTTCTCCGCGAAGTACAGCTTTATCAAGATGAAGCCTGACAATAAATAA
- a CDS encoding bifunctional aspartate transaminase/aspartate 4-decarboxylase produces MSTKINTKKVAGLSPFEIKDELIKIAGSSDAHMLNAGRGNPNFLATVPRYGFWQLGLFAMREAERSFAYLPEGVGGFPRLDGIAERFEIFVHENRDTPGIKFLAAAVSYVRDQLGLSGSAFLYEMCEGILGCNYPVPDRMLKLSEQIVARYIHQEMIGNYPFLGKYDLFAVEGGTAAMAYIFNTMKENGLIEAGDSIALGLPIFTPYIEIPALSDYQLHQVSINADPITWQYPALELDKLMDPKVKAFFLVNPSNPPSRRISQEGLEQIARIVEKRPDLIILTDDVYGTFADDFISLFAICPHNTILVYSFSKYFGATGWRLGVIATHNDNVLDKKLAALPRKTREALNKRYSSITIEPEKLKFIDRLVADSRAVALNHTAGLSTPQQVQMVLFSLFALMDTSDDYKGAMKRLLRNRIIALYRAAGLTPVHDPNDVNYYTILDLEILGEQVYSKDFVQWMLKQFKPNELLFRLAQDSGVVLLPGRGFGTAHPLAAFRSPT; encoded by the coding sequence ATGAGCACCAAAATCAACACGAAAAAAGTAGCAGGGCTCAGCCCTTTTGAAATCAAAGACGAACTCATTAAGATTGCCGGAAGCAGCGATGCCCACATGCTGAATGCGGGTCGCGGCAATCCTAATTTCCTTGCAACCGTGCCACGCTATGGATTCTGGCAGCTGGGCTTGTTTGCCATGCGTGAGGCGGAGCGCTCCTTTGCCTATCTACCCGAAGGCGTCGGCGGATTCCCCAGGCTTGATGGAATAGCAGAACGCTTTGAGATATTTGTTCATGAGAATCGCGATACGCCTGGCATTAAGTTTCTTGCAGCGGCCGTTTCTTATGTCCGCGACCAGCTTGGCCTAAGTGGATCTGCATTTCTGTATGAGATGTGCGAGGGTATTCTCGGCTGTAACTATCCTGTCCCGGATCGCATGCTCAAACTATCCGAGCAGATCGTGGCGCGTTACATCCATCAGGAGATGATTGGAAACTATCCGTTCCTCGGCAAGTACGATCTCTTCGCCGTGGAAGGTGGAACTGCGGCCATGGCATACATCTTCAACACCATGAAGGAGAATGGCCTCATCGAAGCGGGAGATTCCATCGCGCTCGGACTTCCTATCTTCACGCCTTACATTGAGATTCCTGCGCTCAGCGACTATCAGCTGCACCAGGTCAGCATCAACGCTGATCCGATTACCTGGCAATATCCTGCGCTCGAACTCGATAAGTTGATGGACCCGAAGGTCAAGGCGTTCTTCCTGGTCAACCCCAGCAACCCTCCTTCGCGCCGCATCTCGCAAGAAGGACTGGAGCAGATTGCGCGCATTGTCGAGAAGCGCCCTGACCTGATCATCCTCACGGACGATGTCTACGGCACCTTTGCAGACGACTTCATTTCGCTCTTCGCCATCTGCCCACATAACACCATCCTGGTGTATTCCTTCTCGAAGTATTTTGGCGCAACCGGCTGGCGACTCGGCGTAATCGCAACGCATAACGACAACGTACTGGACAAGAAGCTTGCTGCACTTCCCAGGAAGACGAGGGAGGCGCTCAACAAGCGCTATAGCTCGATCACAATCGAACCCGAGAAGCTGAAGTTCATTGATCGTCTGGTCGCAGATAGTCGCGCAGTGGCGCTCAACCACACGGCCGGGCTCTCCACGCCACAACAGGTGCAGATGGTCCTGTTTTCTCTCTTCGCATTGATGGATACCAGCGACGACTACAAAGGGGCCATGAAGCGTCTGCTCCGCAACCGGATCATTGCGCTCTATCGTGCCGCTGGTCTTACACCCGTCCACGACCCCAACGACGTCAACTACTACACCATCCTCGATCTCGAAATTCTCGGCGAGCAGGTCTACAGCAAAGACTTCGTCCAGTGGATGCTGAAGCAATTTAAACCCAACGAACTTCTCTTCCGTCTGGCTCAGGATTCGGGTGTTGTCCTGCTGCCGGGGCGGGGTTTCGGGACGGCGCACCCTCTGGCCGCGTTTCGCTCGCCAACCTGA
- a CDS encoding alpha-amylase family glycosyl hydrolase codes for MEFHIARVFRDRFQLRDLLFSYTGNVIFANVAASRRLAQQMNDARVAMGGPTAQEDPNAVVHAGQLFAMGLIDELSHAVIERYRKQQDPDVLKDALRWFGERVGTSNVDALLLSFTERFPNIAIYNGKLTAKEWLAGSTGSMPHREAALEELLLLWLANQNPAYKPFRMLFDDTSLRTTLPAYRQMQKDADAYFETRPQFSAEAKTLLKALRAPFEASPDSLSGQLDFIRQHWSEALGPALPRTLLAIDTLREEEVAIWMQFHPAGHNVRHHGPVEYGGKEGFVGDEYIGFDEYWEDVRNDDGSITRRRRTGRRYSSDYQAPLNEYEAFSVDDAWMPNVVLMAKSTYVWLEQLSKKYQRHIYRLDQIPVEELKLLRDRGLTSLWLIGLWERSRASQTIKRLRGQADAVASAYSLMDYHIAEDLGGDEAYQKLRDLAASVGLRLASDMVPNHMGLDSNWVIEHPEWFLRRSESPYPNYRFEGPDLSTDSRVEIKIEDHYYDQTDAAVVYRMRWRDASNRTEFIYHGNDGTTFAWNDTAQLDYSQHAVREQVIQVILEVARRFPIIRFDAAMVLAKRHVQRLWFPLPGVGGSIPSRAENALTQEQFDALMPHEFWREVVDRVQQEVPGTLLLAEAFWLLEGYFVRTLGMHRVYNSAFMVMLRDEENAKYRSYLKKTIEFDPDIMKRYVNFMSNPDEKTAIEQFGTGDKYFGVATMMATIPGLPMFAHGQIEGYTEKYGMEYKTAKYDEWPNEELVARHMREVAPLLANRALFAESENFVFFDFWTEHGTVDENVFAYSNRRGHERALVIYNNAYASTRGTVHLSAASMNKWTGQLWQRPIADALALPRGNEFLIAWRDTASGLEYIRRSNDLVNGGLSMDLRGYQYAVLLHWRELRATAEQPWDQLSDALQGAGVHSLDDALTRLRLRPFTGALRHAVSHDAVRLIVKKGEQTDAETEAAHTWGDEARNIFHRWTELESPSSSATEERYVSTATALGASAVQAVASAKATRALPPRMSMEAHPEALWTPLLTVAALRALPSASKDIVDDLGLRSSLAEMFSEVGILGEDSWRAAARVRLALLQPKFDDAAFWNEGDVQWLAAVNEHEGTRYVNHEALEQLLQWLTLTAAMQPAGEAKKTVPLAEILAAAKSADYRYDELVRLVTKKASTTKAEEPKAKPLGPKAVVKETATATKKSAAKEVPAKKATAKEAPTKSSSVAPPAAKKLDANAATTQTADTLKAHTVDDHRTVDTANISDESAAGKTSAKKAAAKKAPGKKSPPAL; via the coding sequence ATGGAGTTCCATATTGCCCGTGTCTTTCGCGACCGATTTCAGTTGCGTGATCTGCTGTTCTCTTACACAGGCAATGTTATTTTTGCGAACGTAGCGGCCAGCCGTCGTCTGGCGCAGCAGATGAACGATGCCCGCGTTGCTATGGGCGGCCCCACCGCGCAGGAAGATCCCAATGCCGTGGTCCATGCGGGCCAATTGTTCGCCATGGGGCTCATTGACGAACTGAGCCATGCCGTCATAGAGCGCTATCGTAAACAGCAGGACCCGGATGTTCTGAAAGACGCGTTGCGTTGGTTCGGCGAACGTGTCGGGACGAGCAATGTCGATGCTCTTCTACTTTCCTTCACCGAGCGTTTCCCGAATATCGCCATTTACAACGGCAAACTTACTGCAAAGGAATGGCTCGCAGGATCGACGGGCAGCATGCCACATCGCGAAGCTGCGCTGGAAGAGTTGCTTCTACTGTGGCTGGCGAATCAGAACCCGGCATACAAACCATTCCGTATGCTGTTTGACGATACGAGCCTGCGTACCACCCTGCCCGCCTATCGCCAGATGCAAAAGGACGCGGATGCGTACTTCGAAACGCGCCCGCAATTTTCCGCAGAAGCGAAGACGTTGCTGAAGGCGTTGCGTGCGCCTTTTGAAGCATCGCCCGATTCACTTAGCGGACAACTCGATTTTATCCGTCAGCACTGGTCAGAGGCTCTTGGCCCTGCACTGCCGCGGACACTGCTTGCCATTGATACGTTGCGCGAGGAAGAGGTGGCCATCTGGATGCAGTTTCATCCGGCGGGCCACAACGTGCGTCATCATGGCCCAGTGGAATATGGCGGCAAAGAAGGCTTTGTCGGCGATGAATACATTGGCTTCGACGAGTATTGGGAAGACGTTCGCAACGACGATGGCAGCATCACCCGCCGCAGACGAACCGGCAGACGCTACTCAAGCGATTACCAGGCGCCGCTGAACGAATACGAAGCTTTCTCCGTTGATGACGCGTGGATGCCTAACGTTGTGCTGATGGCCAAGAGTACGTATGTGTGGCTGGAACAGTTGTCGAAGAAGTACCAGCGCCACATCTATCGGTTGGACCAGATTCCGGTAGAGGAACTGAAGCTGCTGCGCGATCGCGGTCTGACGTCGTTGTGGCTCATCGGTCTGTGGGAACGTTCGCGCGCATCGCAAACCATCAAGCGTCTGCGCGGCCAGGCAGATGCTGTAGCCTCTGCGTATTCGTTGATGGATTACCACATTGCGGAAGACCTTGGCGGAGACGAGGCGTATCAGAAGCTACGCGATCTTGCGGCCAGCGTTGGCCTGCGATTGGCCAGCGACATGGTGCCAAATCACATGGGCCTTGATTCCAACTGGGTCATTGAACATCCCGAGTGGTTCCTGCGCCGCAGTGAAAGTCCCTATCCCAACTACCGTTTTGAAGGGCCCGATCTTTCGACCGATTCGCGCGTTGAAATCAAGATCGAAGATCATTACTACGACCAGACCGACGCTGCTGTGGTCTATCGTATGCGGTGGCGTGATGCATCGAATCGCACCGAGTTTATCTATCACGGCAACGATGGGACAACCTTTGCGTGGAACGACACAGCGCAGTTGGATTACTCGCAACACGCCGTACGCGAACAGGTGATCCAGGTCATCCTTGAAGTTGCGCGCAGATTCCCGATCATTCGCTTTGATGCGGCGATGGTGCTTGCCAAACGCCATGTGCAGCGACTGTGGTTCCCGCTGCCGGGTGTCGGTGGATCGATTCCATCGCGTGCGGAAAACGCGCTCACGCAGGAACAGTTTGATGCGCTGATGCCGCATGAATTCTGGCGCGAAGTCGTCGATCGCGTGCAGCAGGAAGTCCCTGGAACCCTGCTGCTTGCAGAGGCCTTCTGGCTCCTTGAAGGTTACTTCGTACGTACGCTTGGTATGCATCGCGTGTACAACTCCGCGTTTATGGTCATGCTGCGCGATGAAGAGAATGCGAAGTATCGCAGCTACCTCAAGAAAACTATCGAGTTCGATCCGGACATCATGAAGCGCTATGTGAACTTCATGTCGAACCCGGATGAGAAAACCGCCATTGAGCAGTTCGGCACCGGCGACAAATACTTTGGCGTGGCCACGATGATGGCAACCATTCCCGGCCTGCCCATGTTCGCGCATGGACAGATCGAAGGCTATACCGAGAAGTACGGTATGGAGTACAAGACGGCTAAGTATGACGAATGGCCGAACGAAGAACTTGTCGCACGCCACATGCGCGAGGTCGCTCCTTTGCTGGCGAATCGCGCGCTATTTGCAGAGAGTGAGAACTTTGTCTTCTTCGACTTCTGGACCGAGCACGGCACCGTCGATGAAAACGTCTTCGCCTATTCGAACCGTCGTGGCCACGAACGTGCACTTGTGATTTACAACAATGCGTATGCATCCACGCGCGGCACGGTTCATCTTTCCGCAGCTTCGATGAACAAGTGGACAGGCCAGTTGTGGCAGCGTCCCATTGCGGATGCCCTGGCGCTTCCGCGGGGCAATGAATTTCTCATTGCATGGCGCGATACCGCATCGGGCCTGGAATACATTCGCCGCTCGAACGACCTGGTAAACGGCGGCCTTTCCATGGACCTCCGCGGTTATCAATATGCCGTGCTGCTGCATTGGCGTGAATTGCGTGCCACAGCGGAGCAACCGTGGGATCAGCTATCTGACGCTCTGCAGGGTGCCGGGGTACACAGTCTTGATGACGCACTCACGCGCCTTCGCCTTCGTCCTTTCACGGGAGCTCTGCGTCACGCTGTCAGTCACGATGCAGTGCGCCTGATCGTGAAGAAAGGCGAGCAGACCGATGCCGAGACAGAAGCTGCACATACATGGGGAGACGAGGCAAGGAATATCTTCCACCGCTGGACAGAACTGGAAAGCCCCTCCTCGTCGGCTACGGAGGAACGCTATGTCTCTACCGCAACCGCGCTTGGTGCCAGTGCGGTGCAGGCAGTTGCATCGGCAAAGGCTACCCGTGCATTGCCTCCGCGAATGAGTATGGAAGCACATCCTGAGGCGCTCTGGACGCCGCTGCTTACTGTTGCGGCGTTGCGTGCATTGCCTTCGGCATCGAAGGACATCGTGGATGATCTCGGCCTGCGTTCTTCGCTTGCGGAGATGTTTTCTGAGGTCGGCATCCTTGGTGAAGACTCATGGCGCGCCGCGGCGCGTGTGCGGCTTGCACTGCTGCAGCCAAAGTTCGATGACGCAGCCTTCTGGAATGAAGGCGATGTACAGTGGCTTGCCGCTGTCAACGAACACGAAGGCACGCGTTATGTGAACCACGAAGCACTGGAGCAGCTTCTGCAATGGCTCACTCTCACAGCCGCGATGCAGCCTGCGGGTGAAGCGAAAAAGACCGTGCCGCTTGCCGAAATCCTTGCTGCCGCAAAGTCAGCCGACTATCGCTACGACGAACTGGTGAGGTTGGTTACAAAGAAGGCATCTACGACGAAAGCGGAAGAACCGAAAGCAAAACCGCTCGGGCCGAAGGCAGTCGTGAAAGAAACAGCGACCGCAACAAAGAAAAGTGCGGCGAAGGAAGTTCCCGCGAAAAAGGCAACAGCCAAAGAAGCACCGACAAAATCATCGTCGGTAGCGCCGCCTGCTGCAAAGAAACTGGATGCGAACGCTGCCACGACGCAAACGGCGGATACATTGAAAGCGCATACGGTAGACGATCACCGGACCGTGGATACAGCAAACATTTCTGACGAATCAGCGGCCGGCAAAACGTCTGCGAAGAAAGCAGCGGCAAAGAAAGCGCCGGGAAAAAAATCGCCGCCCGCACTCTAA
- a CDS encoding YraN family protein, whose amino-acid sequence MLRLHPLLALMERLTAISTRLHDRRRGVDGATMRGHIGEDAAYFYLRRLGFRVVAQRWENEFAPGEVDIVAWEGETLCFIEVKTRRQNAPIATEAAIDGEKQRAMERQADAYVRELPWPEGRRPNIAIRFDAVLVHLREKGRPDIQLIRNVF is encoded by the coding sequence ATGCTGCGATTACACCCGCTACTTGCGCTGATGGAACGCCTTACGGCCATCTCCACGCGACTGCACGACCGGCGACGCGGTGTGGACGGAGCCACCATGCGCGGCCACATCGGTGAGGACGCTGCGTATTTTTACCTACGCCGTCTTGGGTTCCGAGTCGTGGCTCAGCGTTGGGAAAATGAATTTGCTCCCGGCGAAGTGGACATCGTCGCCTGGGAAGGCGAGACACTCTGTTTCATTGAAGTGAAAACGCGCAGGCAGAATGCACCGATTGCCACCGAAGCCGCAATCGATGGCGAAAAGCAGCGCGCAATGGAACGCCAGGCGGACGCTTATGTGCGCGAACTGCCCTGGCCGGAGGGACGCAGGCCGAATATCGCCATCCGCTTTGACGCCGTGCTGGTTCATCTGAGAGAAAAAGGCCGGCCGGATATTCAGTTGATCCGCAATGTCTTCTGA
- a CDS encoding patatin-like phospholipase family protein yields the protein MAPASGGGSNQQLAPQQGPPQGALAPPPTGGNGAQGDPFPDLGRKRIGVALGGGGALALSEIGVLRWMEENHIPVDVIAGTSMGSLVGALYATGHTPDQISALTSDRVFSKVFRLDTDFRELNFRRREDQRFLPGGFNLGLKHGPSIRNGVLLDYGLNQFLNAQFLPYGADFSFNNLPLPFRCVATDILVGREAVFTRGPLAEAVRASISIPGVFPPLEDGGHIYVDGALTENLPTDIVKRELHADVVLAVSLPLTPPGAGDTNSLLGILGRSFSVASWSNEVRSRQLADVLIEPIAPPNASSSDYAKAGDLAKAGYAAAQKMAPELLKYRVSDEEWEAYMAHRQHREPRPPQNIASVKVIAPNNRSAIGIRDTVDDLSGKKLETDKVEAKLNEVRSDGRYNTDYFLSKPGQKLDTEVTGPANVGRHVEGRELLHPDEKRGPGDGTLPDMVASSTQPPETAKNTAPSGKPAKEPKQKAVFETVAPSSSGKVAIAVGQKPGYVAGPDDVDLNLVVRDRPGGPPYLLLGGNIISQSGGTNRASLDAIFTQQDLGTYKSEGRLLMRIGRVTQFVPEYYWRPGDHNFFIAPRLQLYRTLEPIWEDQHKVSERLTQAAGGGVDFGYSQSHFTEWRFGYQMTHQLWNLNTGSDGQPDIRGNSQLARLQYSFNSQDRAMVPRHGLRADVSAGYLFDTTNSVNAPRIEASGAYFYDLGHKNTVSLSLEGGTMGNRQVADPFRFTLGGPLRLTASAFDEYRGTDYMLVRPAYFRRIAELPMPLGQSIYVIGTYELGRMYAPDRATLMRQDVFFGLAAETPLGALTFGPSIGDHDHRKFVFTLGRFF from the coding sequence ATGGCTCCAGCTTCCGGCGGTGGTTCCAATCAACAGTTGGCACCGCAGCAAGGCCCTCCGCAGGGCGCGCTGGCACCTCCGCCTACGGGTGGCAATGGCGCTCAGGGTGATCCCTTCCCGGATCTCGGTCGCAAACGCATTGGTGTTGCGCTGGGCGGCGGTGGCGCACTTGCGCTGAGTGAAATTGGCGTACTCCGGTGGATGGAAGAAAACCACATCCCGGTGGACGTCATCGCAGGCACCAGCATGGGGTCGCTGGTCGGTGCACTGTATGCAACAGGACATACCCCGGACCAGATCTCGGCACTCACCAGCGACAGAGTGTTTTCCAAAGTCTTTCGTCTCGACACGGATTTCCGCGAGCTGAACTTCCGTCGCCGCGAAGACCAGCGTTTTCTTCCCGGCGGATTTAATCTTGGGTTGAAGCATGGGCCCTCGATTCGTAACGGCGTTCTGCTGGATTACGGTCTGAACCAGTTTCTGAATGCGCAGTTTCTGCCTTACGGTGCAGATTTTTCTTTTAACAATCTGCCGCTGCCATTCCGCTGCGTCGCCACGGATATCCTCGTGGGTCGCGAAGCTGTGTTTACCCGGGGTCCGCTTGCAGAGGCGGTACGTGCTTCCATCTCCATCCCCGGCGTGTTCCCGCCGTTGGAAGATGGCGGCCACATCTACGTGGACGGCGCTCTCACAGAAAACCTGCCGACGGATATCGTGAAACGCGAACTGCATGCCGACGTGGTGCTCGCGGTTTCGCTGCCGCTGACACCTCCGGGCGCGGGCGATACCAATTCGCTTCTTGGCATCCTTGGTCGCAGCTTCTCCGTCGCCTCCTGGAGCAACGAGGTCCGTTCCCGTCAGCTTGCGGATGTTCTCATTGAACCCATTGCGCCACCCAATGCGAGTTCTTCGGACTACGCGAAAGCCGGCGATCTGGCTAAGGCAGGCTATGCTGCTGCGCAGAAGATGGCGCCGGAGCTGCTGAAATATCGCGTCAGTGACGAGGAGTGGGAGGCGTACATGGCCCATCGCCAGCATCGCGAGCCGCGCCCTCCGCAGAACATCGCTTCCGTCAAAGTTATCGCCCCCAATAACCGCAGCGCCATCGGCATTCGCGATACAGTGGACGACCTGTCCGGCAAGAAGCTGGAGACGGACAAGGTAGAGGCGAAGCTGAACGAAGTCCGCAGCGATGGCCGCTACAACACGGACTACTTCCTCTCAAAACCGGGCCAGAAGCTTGACACGGAAGTGACTGGCCCCGCGAACGTGGGGCGTCACGTCGAGGGAAGGGAACTGCTGCATCCGGACGAAAAGCGTGGCCCCGGCGACGGGACCTTGCCGGACATGGTGGCATCGTCAACGCAGCCACCCGAGACTGCCAAAAATACCGCCCCGTCGGGAAAGCCTGCGAAGGAGCCGAAGCAGAAGGCGGTCTTTGAGACCGTTGCTCCCAGCAGCTCTGGCAAGGTTGCGATTGCTGTCGGGCAGAAGCCCGGTTACGTTGCCGGACCCGATGATGTGGACCTGAATTTGGTGGTGCGCGACCGTCCCGGTGGCCCGCCCTATCTTCTCCTTGGCGGCAACATCATTTCTCAGTCCGGCGGCACCAATCGCGCCTCTCTCGATGCCATCTTCACGCAGCAGGACCTTGGCACGTATAAGAGCGAAGGGCGACTGTTGATGCGCATCGGGCGCGTGACACAGTTTGTGCCGGAATATTACTGGCGTCCAGGCGATCATAATTTCTTCATTGCACCGCGCCTTCAGCTTTACCGCACGCTGGAGCCCATATGGGAAGACCAGCACAAAGTCTCTGAACGTCTGACTCAGGCTGCCGGCGGTGGTGTGGATTTTGGTTATAGCCAGAGCCACTTTACCGAGTGGCGCTTCGGCTACCAGATGACCCATCAACTCTGGAATCTCAACACCGGCAGCGATGGCCAGCCCGACATCCGTGGCAACTCCCAACTGGCGCGTCTGCAGTACAGCTTTAACAGCCAGGATCGTGCCATGGTGCCGCGCCACGGTCTGCGTGCCGATGTCTCCGCGGGTTATCTCTTCGATACGACGAACAGTGTGAATGCACCGCGGATCGAGGCCTCGGGCGCATACTTCTACGACCTTGGGCACAAGAACACCGTGTCTCTCAGCCTGGAAGGCGGCACCATGGGCAATCGCCAGGTGGCCGACCCCTTCCGCTTCACGCTCGGCGGCCCCTTGCGTCTGACAGCCTCCGCGTTTGATGAGTATCGTGGCACGGACTACATGCTGGTTCGCCCTGCTTACTTCCGTCGCATCGCCGAACTCCCCATGCCGTTGGGGCAGAGCATTTATGTCATCGGTACCTATGAACTGGGCCGCATGTATGCACCGGACCGCGCCACGCTCATGCGGCAGGATGTCTTCTTCGGCCTGGCTGCGGAGACACCCCTCGGCGCGCTCACGTTTGGCCCTTCCATCGGCGACCACGACCACCGCAAATTCGTCTTCACTCTGGGAAGGTTCTTCTAA
- a CDS encoding YceI family protein, translating into MSLRRILPAALLALSTSLAVAQMPGGGQRGPGGPGGPQQPPPPPTAGAKLDIIEGSSASYRVTEQLAGIDFPNEAVGTTTGVTGTVQILPDGSIAPNSKLIVDLKGLSSDQGMRDGYLRNRTLETDKFPDAIFVPTSITGVPKMVPSTGQVGVALTGNLTIHGVTKPVTFKGIATLDPRSSTVAGRALTTFTFADFGLTKPTLARLMSVDDKITLELVYKFKRS; encoded by the coding sequence ATGTCCCTTCGGCGCATTCTGCCCGCCGCCCTTCTCGCTCTTAGTACCTCGCTTGCCGTAGCCCAGATGCCCGGAGGGGGGCAGCGTGGTCCCGGAGGTCCGGGCGGACCGCAGCAGCCGCCACCGCCGCCCACCGCAGGTGCCAAGCTCGACATCATCGAAGGCTCGTCCGCCAGCTACCGCGTCACCGAACAGCTTGCCGGTATCGACTTTCCGAATGAAGCCGTCGGCACCACGACAGGCGTCACCGGCACCGTCCAGATACTGCCGGACGGCTCCATCGCACCCAACTCCAAACTCATCGTGGATCTGAAGGGGCTCTCCAGTGACCAGGGCATGCGCGATGGTTACCTCCGCAATCGCACACTGGAAACGGACAAGTTCCCCGATGCGATCTTCGTACCCACGTCCATCACTGGCGTGCCGAAGATGGTGCCCTCCACCGGTCAGGTCGGCGTTGCGCTTACCGGCAACCTCACCATCCACGGCGTCACCAAGCCGGTCACGTTCAAGGGCATCGCAACGCTTGATCCGCGTTCGTCCACCGTGGCAGGCCGCGCCCTGACGACGTTCACCTTTGCCGACTTCGGTCTCACCAAACCCACGCTCGCACGCCTGATGAGCGTGGACGACAAGATCACGCTCGAACTGGTCTACAAGTTCAAGCGCAGCTAA